Sequence from the Erythrolamprus reginae isolate rEryReg1 chromosome 2, rEryReg1.hap1, whole genome shotgun sequence genome:
TTTGAACGCTCCCCAAACAACCGGTCATTAGTTGAGAATTACCTGTAATAATTGAATTGCAATTACTGAATGGCAATGAATGATTtaaaatcttattagagttttttaaagttttgtagttatattaattggatatttagatatataccgtattttccggcgtataagacaactttttaacccctgaaaatcttttccaaagtggggggtcgtcttatatgccggatactgattccacagTACAAAAAGGGTACAAAAAAACAaccaaccaaacacacacacacacacacacacacacacacacaacccgaGAACGAGCCAGCCAGCCAAAAACGCCAGGAAGATGCCAAACGCTGCGCGCGTGAGATTTATCTCTTGCCAAAGCGGGAGGGAAGCAAAAATGTGGGGAGGACGGGGACGGTGCGCGGACTTAATTACCTTCGGTCGCTAGTCGCTTGATTCCCAACCCTAATTCGAGTCAagccctgctgggattccgcaGGCGCACTCTTTGCTtccccttccccccctctttcccttcccttggcGAATGAGCTCGGCTCCAACGCGCGACGCCTGCCGGAGTGGTCGAAGGAGCTAAGGCAGGCTCAACTTTCCATTACGCAAGGAGGCAAAGGGGAAGGCGCGtcggcggagagagagagagatggacgaTCCGGGGctcctgtttttttccccttccaaactTACCCCTGAATTGATCGCTTTCTCCTCCACTCTTTGCTAATTCGCTCTTTCGCCTGGATTCTCCCGCCTCTACACCTCTCtcgcgcgctctctctctctccccaccccgccTTTCTCCAACATTCCCTCAGCAGAtggagagcaaaggtggcggcgggagcggcggcaaagcagcggggtccagccctctagccggcgcctcgccagctatctgcCGCTTCTTTCTATTGTCTGACCTGCAGTAATCTAAGAAGTATTGCACAGAAAATTGTAATAATTTTAACATGTCACTTGGTGGAAATTTTAAGCATTTCTTCTGATTTCAGGCATACAGTGGAAGAGGCAATGGGAAGATTAGAGAGGTCTTAAGGTGCAAATGCTTGGGGGAACTTTCACCTCGCCATACATTTTAAGAAACCTTGAATAGCTCTTCCAGCCCCCCACAAAATTGTCACTAagccccaaaatatgaacaacaaATGAACCCTTAGCTGCAAAACCACTCACATTCTTCTGCATCTATTACACATTTATtgccaaattctatattttaactggaaaagttagggggtcgtcttatacacccagtcgtcttatacgccggaaaatacggtatatgatatattgtttttgatatgttgtgagccgccccaagtcctcggagaggggaggcatacaaatccaattaataaataataaataaataataaattaccaAAAGGACCCATTGACCAATAGATGGTCTCTTTTAAAACAAGCTGTGATTTTCTTAGTCTCATGTATTGTCTCTTAAATTTGCCCATTATTTCCATTGCTTCTGAAGAAAGAATGTGAGACGACTGGACACAATTGtaactctcttttctctcttcaatatttttaaagGTATGTTTTTGGCAGAAATCATAGAGAAATATTTTGTGTCACCAACTCTCTTCAGAGTCATCCGCCTGGCCCGTATTGGTCGAATCCTGCGCCTGATCAAAGGAGCTAAAGGGATCCGCACCTTGCTTTTTGCCTTAATGATGTCTTTGCCTGCCTTGTTCAACATTGGcctcctgctctttttagtgATGTTCATCTTTTCCATCTTTGGAATGTCAAACTTCGCTTACGTCAAGCATGAGGCTGGTATTGATGACATGTTCAACTTTGAGACTTTCGGCAACAGCATGATATGCTTATTCCAGGTCACTACCTCAGCTGGATGGGATGGGTTGCTCTTACCCATCCTCAATCGTCCTCCAGACTGTGATTTGGATAAGGAACATCCTGGGAGTGGCTTTAAAGGTGACTGTGGGAATCCTTCCGTAGGGATCTTTTTCTTTGTTAGCTATATCATCATCTCCTTTCTGATTGTGGTAAATATGTACATTGCCATCATCCTAGAGAACTTCAGTGTGGCTACAGAGGAAAGCGCTGATCctctgagcatagttccctctaagctgagcagtgagcaatcgctcacttaaaaatcatcatcaactcagagttttccaaacctgccctgaagccgagagggaaattttattattatttctgtgtcgcccagtcccgaagggactgccgctcagacactatacttttccgcccacccccaaaaaaatttagagagaacactgcctcTGAGTGAAGATGACTTTGAAACCTTCTATGAGATCTGGGAGAAGTTTGATCCTCATGCTACTCAGTTCATTGAATATTGCAAGTTGGCAGACTTTGCAGATGCTTTGGAGCACCCTCTTCGTGTTCCTAAGCCCAACACCATTGAACTCATTGCCATGGATCTGCCAATGGTCAGTGGGGACAGAATCCATTGTCTAGACATTCTCTTTGCCTTTACCAAGCGTGTACTGGGTGACAGCGGTGAACTAGACATCTTGAGGCAACAGATGGAAGAGAGATTTCTGGCTTCTAATCCTTCCAAAGTGTCTTATGAGCCCATCACCACCACGTTACGGCGCAagcaggaggaggtctctgcaGTGGTGATCCAGAGGGCTTACAGGGTCCGCTTAGCAAGGAGGGAAAAAAACTGCTGCTTGAggattcatattttttttccaaagcagcaaaaaattgatttttttttcattttattgaaaGGAAATCTGGAAAAATATCACTTAAAGGGTTGTTTAGTTCGTGCAAAACTAGATTTTCATACTTGACCTTTAGTttaagcagcaaaaaaaaaaaacagaaggagaaaaaaacaaacaagtagAGCATCAACAAAAAGCTGAAATGAAATGACACGTATTTAGCCCATATCATTTAATCATCATTGTTTCTTTCGTACTTATTATCTGCATACTTTTTATTCTATGGGCGTCACCATGGTTTGTGAGAGATGGGGGTAATCAGGTATTTTCAGTTTGCCAAACTCGCTCaggctgattccaaaaataaattaaataaaattgtgcTCGTTTCAATGCATAGAAATGATTTGCATGATGGCATGCTGTGATCAGGAATCATGCATGAGGAATCATAAAACCACAAGACACTCAATATGCTGTCCAGGCCGTGTGTTAAGCCATATATTTGAGGCACTCCACTGACTACGGCACACTGTATTTGGAGAGTTACTCTTAGCTATGATTATGCTCTTCACCTAGTTTCTAAGTGTTAATCTTTCCATGTGCACTCCCACAAGAGGAGAAAAGTGAAACCCATCCAGGAGTTTATGTGTATTTTTATACGCTTCATGCAGTCAACTTCTTTTCCACTTTTCAAAAGTAACTCCCCAAATCCACACCAAAATGCT
This genomic interval carries:
- the LOC139159456 gene encoding sodium channel protein type 8 subunit alpha-like, coding for MLLICLNMVTMMVETDTQSKEMEDILYWINLVFIIFFTCECVLKMFALRHYYFTIGWNIFDFVVVILSIVGMFLAEIIEKYFVSPTLFRVIRLARIGRILRLIKGAKGIRTLLFALMMSLPALFNIGLLLFLVMFIFSIFGMSNFAYVKHEAGIDDMFNFETFGNSMICLFQVTTSAGWDGLLLPILNRPPDCDLDKEHPGSGFKGDCGNPSVGIFFFVSYIIISFLIVVNMYIAIILENFSVATEESADPLSIVPSKLSKRTLPLSEDDFETFYEIWEKFDPHATQFIEYCKLADFADALEHPLRVPKPNTIELIAMDLPMVSGDRIHCLDILFAFTKRVLGDSGELDILRQQMEERFLASNPSKVSYEPITTTLRRKQEEVSAVICQFYIPSEENILSKALLQKCIYKTT